The Ahaetulla prasina isolate Xishuangbanna chromosome 4, ASM2864084v1, whole genome shotgun sequence genome has a window encoding:
- the LOC131198040 gene encoding olfactory receptor 11G2-like, with translation MDSTNKTSVEEFVLLGFGIGQHNRLLLLIFFTFLYVLTLAENFTIIILVFLDTHLGRLPMYILLSNFSWLEMCYVSSIVPRMIFDLAVPGGIISFKECLIQFYIFFILGGTECFFLSIMALDRYVAICHPLQYPQIMSQNVCYILVAVCWILGLLWYLVPAALISKLSFCGSKVIDHFLCDAGPILSLACPPLGIVPTLSQVCLSGLVLSNMTFVILSYGTIIFTLMKTSNKGSRKKGFSTISFHLIVVSLFYGSVTAMYLLPGEESQLGITKVVTLFYTTFTPFLNPLIYCLRNNQVKEALNTLLLKRKMRVIWNKE, from the coding sequence ATGGATTCAACCAACAAGACTTCAgttgaggaatttgttttactaGGTTTTGGAATTGGACAGCATAACCGTCTGCTGCTCCTCATCTTTTTCACTTTTCTCTATGTCCTCACTTTGGCTGAGAACTTCACCATTATTATCTTGGTGTTTTTAGACACCCACTTGGGCCGGCTTCCGATGTATATCCTGTTGAGTAACTTCTCCTGGTTGGAAATGTGCTACGTGTCCTCCATAGTTCCTCGCATGATCTTTGATTTAGCAGTTCCTGGCGGCATCATTTCTTTCAAAGAGTGTTTAATCCAGTTCTACATCTTCTTCATTCTTGGGGGCACTGAATGCTTCTTCCTTTCAATTATGGCCTTAGATCGGTACGTGGCCATCTGCCACCCATTGCAGTACCCACAGATTATgtctcaaaatgtctgctatatTCTGGTGGCTGTTTGTTGGATCCTTGGCCTTCTGTGGTACCTTGTTCCAGCAGCCTTGATCTCTAAGTTGTCCTTTTGTGGCTCCAAAGTCATTGAccactttttgtgtgatgctggcCCAATCCTATCCTTGGCTTGCCCTCCACTTGGAATAGTTCCCACTCTGAGTCAGGTTTGTCTCAGCGGTTTGGTCCTAAGTAATATGACATTTGTTATTCTGTCCTACGGCACTATTATTTTCACCCTAATGAAGACATCCAACAAAGGCAGTCGTAAGAAGGGCTTTTCCACCATCTCGTTCCATCTGATTGTGGTCTCGCTTTTCTATGGTTCGGTGACAGCAATGTATTTGTTACCAGGTGAAGAAAGTCAGTTAGGTATCACTAAGGTAGTAACTCTCTTCTATACCACGTTTACACCTTTTCTCAACCCTTTGATCTATTGCCTGAGGAACAACCAAGTGAAAGAAGCACTGAATACATTATTActaaagagaaagatgagagtcaTATGGAACAAGGAATAG
- the LOC131198592 gene encoding olfactory receptor 11G2-like has translation MEQFNATTPQEFILLGFRVGQQGRLLLLISFTLVYSLTLVENMAIILVVSQDAHLSSLPMYILLSNFSWLEVCYVSATVPRMLFDLSFPGGVISFYACFIQFYVFFSLGTTECFFLSAMALDRYLAICYPLRYTQIMSKKMCFFLVTICWVIGFLWYIVPVSLISRLSFCGPNSIDHYICDSGGLLALACHPLESLSLFCYVITSVLILGTFLFIVASYVGIIFTLIKNSSENTGNKGIYTVSSHLAVVTLFYGSVATMYIGHTEKNHTKNTKVMTLFYSAVAPLLNPLIYCLRNNQVKEALVRFLRKKGVI, from the coding sequence ATGGAACAGTTTAATGCAACAACACCGCAGGAATTCATTCTGCTCGGCTTCAGAGTTGGACAACAAGGACGCCTGCTTCTTCTCATCTCATTCACACTGGTCTACAGCCTCACTTTGGTTGAAAACATGGCCATCATCCTGGTAGTATCTCAAGATGCTCATTTGTCTTCCCTTCCTATGTACATTTTGCTGAGCAACTTTTCCTGGCTGGAGGTCTGTTATGTAAGTGCTACAGTGCCAAGGATGCTCTTTGACTTGTCCTTCCCAGGTGGGGTCATCTCTTTCTATGCCTGCTTCATCCAATTTTATGTCTTCTTCTCCCTTGGCACTACTGAATGCTTCTTTCTCTCAGCCATGGCCTTAGATCGGTATTTGGCCATTTGCTATCCATTACGATACACACAGATTATGTCTAAAAAGATGTGCTTCTTCCTAGTGACTATTTGTTGGGTTATTGGCTTTCTCTGGTACATTGTCCCAGTGTCCTTGATCTCCAGGTTGTCCTTTTGTGGTCCCAACTCTATTGATCACTACATTTGTGACTCTGGAGGACTTTTGGCTCTGGCTTGCCATCCCttggaatctctctctcttttctgctaTGTCATCACTTCTGTCTTGATTCTGGGCACTTTCCTTTTCATTGTGGCCTCCTATGTGGGGATTATTTTCACCCTGataaaaaactccagtgaaaaCACTGGAAATAAAGGAATTTATACTGTGTCTTCTCACCTAGCAGTGGTGACACTTTTTTACGGGTCTGTGGCCACTATGTACATTGGACACACCGAGAAAAATCATACTAAGAATACTAAAGTGATGACACTGTTCTATTCTGCTGTTGCCCCTTTGCTCAATCCATTGATCTACTGCCTCAGGAATAATCAGGTGAAAGAAGCACTGGTTAGGTTCTTGAGAAAGAAGGGAGTTATATAG
- the LOC131198041 gene encoding olfactory receptor 11G2-like yields the protein MDPSNETTVQEFILLGLESGLQWRFYLLILFSLTYIITLIENTTIITLVHIDDHLAQLPMYILLGNFSWLEMCFVTTSMPRMIFDLASPQGIISFQACFLQFYVFFSFGSTECFFLSAMALDHYLAICHPLRYPTIMSSRNCSKLVAGCWISGFLGYAVPVTLISRLSFCGSNIIDNFVCDQGLLSLACPPFKNASFISQISMNILIILGNIVFVTISYGVIIVTLIKSSNQHSRKKAFSTISFHLVVVILFYGSVAGMYVAPSGDGQSNVTKIVTVFYTAITLFLNPMIYCLRNDQVKEALGRLLKRMEQRLRIKK from the coding sequence ATGGATCCGTCCAATGAGACCACAGTCCAGGAATTCATTTTACTGGGTTTGGAGAGTGGGCTGCAATGGCGATTCTACCTACTTATCCTGTTTAGTTTAACTTACATAATAACTTTGATTGAAAACACCACTATTATCACTCTGGTACATATAGATGACCATTTGGCTCAGCTGCCCATGTACATCctcttgggaaatttctcctggtTGGAAATGTGCTTCGTGACCACTTCCATGCCTCGTATGATCTTTGATCTGGCTTCCCCTCAAGGAATCATCTCCTTCCAAGCCTGTTTCCTTCAGTTCTACGTTTTCTTCTCGTTTGGCAGCACTGAATGCTTCTTCCTCTCAGCCATGGCCTTGGATCACTATTTAGCCATTTGCCACCCACTCCGCTACCCAACAATTATGTCTTCAAGAAACTGTTCCAAGCTTGTAGCTGGTTGCTGGATTTCTGGGTTCTTGGGTTACGCTGTCCCAGTGACTTTGATCTCCAGACTGTCCTTCTGTGGCTCCAACATCATTGATAATTTTGTGTGTGATCAAGGCCTCCTCTCCCTGGCTTGcccaccttttaaaaatgcttccttTATCAGTCAGATTTCTATGAATATTTTGATTATATTGGGTAACATTGTCTTTGTCACTATCTCCTATGGTGTTATAATTGTCACACTGATCAAATCCTCTAACCAACACAGTAGAAAGAAAGCCTTCTCTACCATATCCTTCCATCTTGTGGTGGTGATCCTTTTCTATGGTTCTGTGGCAGGAATGTATGTAGCTCCAAGTGGAGATGGTCAGTCAAATGTCACTAAAATAGTCACCGTCTTCTACACCGCCATTACACTGTTTCTCAACCCCATGATCTATTGTCTGAGGAACGATCAGGTGAAGGAGGCTCTGGGCAGGTTGCTGAAAAGGATGGAGCAAAGGCTGAGAATTAAAAAATGA
- the LOC131198039 gene encoding olfactory receptor 11G2-like has protein sequence MVSSNWTSVEGFVLLGFGIGPHNRLLLLIFFTILYVLTLAENITIIILVLLDIHLGQLPMYILLSNFSWLEMCYVSTTVPRMLFDLAVPGGIISFNACFIQFYVFFSLGCTECFFLSTMALDRYVAICRPLHYSNIMSHNFCYLMVALCWIVGFLWYLVPAKLISKLSFCDANVIDHFLCDPGPILSLACPPLGKAPIFSQICLNGLLIGNISFVVVSYTTVIFTLAKTSDSLRKGFSTISFHLIVVSLFYGSVAAMYLLPGGESQLGVTKSVTLFYTAITPFLNPLIYCLRNNQVKEALGRLLKRKGTLIWSK, from the coding sequence ATGGTATCATCTAACTGGACCTCAGTGGAGGGATTTGTGTTGTTAGGATTCGGAATTGGGCCGCACAACAGATTGCTACTCCTCATCTTTTTCACCATTCTCTATGTGCTCACCTTGGCTGAGAACATCACCATCATTATTTTGGTGCTTCTGGACATCCACCTGGGCCAACTACCTATGTACATTCTGCTGAGCAACTTCTCCTGGTTAGAAATGTGCTATGTCTCCACAACGGTGCCTCGCATGCTCTTTGATTTAGCAGTCCCTGGTGGCATCATTTCCTTCAACGCGTGTTTCATCCAGTTCTACGTCTTCTTCTCCCTGGGCTGCACTGAATGTTTTTTCCTCTCGACGATGGCTTTGGATCGGTATGTGGCCATCTGCCGCCCACTGCACTACTCAAATATTATGTCTCACAACTTCTGCTACCTGATGGTGGCTCTTTGCTGGATTGTTGGCTTTCTGTGGTATCTTGTTCCAGCAAAGTTGATCTCCAAGTTGTCCTTTTGTGATGCCAATGTCATTGACCACTTCTTGTGTGATCCTGGCCCAATCCTATCCTTGGCCTGCCCTCCACTTGGAAAAGCTCCCATTTTCAGCCAGATTTGTCTTAATGGCCTGCTCATAGGCAATATCTCCTTCGTCGTGGTCTCCTACACCACTGTGATTTTCACTCTAGCAAAGACCTCCGACAGTCTTAGGAAGGGCTTTTCtaccatctctttccatttaattGTGGTCTCACTTTTCTATGGCTCAGTGGCAGCCATGTATTTATTACCAGGTGGGGAAAGCCAATTGGGAGTCACAAAGTCGGTGACTCTCTTTTATACCGCCATTACACCCTTTCTCAATCCTTTGATCTACTGTCTGAGAAACAATCAAGTGAAAGAAGCACTTGGCAGATTGCTAAAGAGAAAGGGGACACTGATATGGAGTAAGTGA